A window of Terriglobia bacterium genomic DNA:
CCAACATTAGGGTAATTAACAATCCATTGACCCCGGCTGTAAGCTGTTGCCGTTTAAGGCTGGCTGCAGCCGGCTTTGTTTCGCTTTCAATATTGTCGGGTTCGAAGGGTCCGTTCGAGGTTAACAATGTCTCCTGCGGAAGAACGGGTCATTCGAGTGCTTCGGCCATCAGTGATTGTTTTATGCGGCCCGGCGGCATGTGGAAAATCGACGTTCGCTGAAAGGCATTTTCGTCGTACTCATGTTATTTCATCCGACCTTTGCCGGCAGTTGTTATGCGATGACGAGACTGACCAGCGTTACCAGGCACAAACATTTGCTCTTGTGAACTTTCTCATTGGTCAGCGCCTTTCCATCAACCGCATTTGTGTTGTTGATTCAACGGCGATAACTCCTGGGGCACGAAAGTCTCTGCTGGATCTTGGCCGGAAGTACCGGGTCCGTACAGAGCTCTTTCTCTTTGATATTGCGCTCGAGAAGTGCCTGGAGCGTGATCGTGCCCGTACGCGCTCGGTAGGTCCCAAAGTTATTGAAGAGCAATATCAGTTGTTCAAGCAGGCTCAGGAATCTGTAGGGGCCGAGGGGTTTGATGAGATTGTGGAACTGCGCGAGCCGGATTTGCAAAGCGTCCGCTGTGAGATTCTCTACCGTCCGATCAACCCGATTAACCCCAATAACCACATGAAGCGCCGCAACGATTCAACCATTCCAGCCAAAGGCCCCGAACCGCGTAGTTGACACTCCACCAGACCATCTCCTAGAATTCTCAAGAGATTATCTTTATGACATCTGGATCCAAAGGGGCCGTTTTGCAGCCCGAATTGAAGCATGCAACGGACGTCTTATCCCTGATCGGGAACACTCCCCTGGTCCGGTTGCGGAGGATTGGCGCGGAGTTTCCTCAGGCGGCGCTTTTGGCAAAGGCCGAGTGGGCCAATCCCGGCGGGTCGGTAAAGGACCGGGCCGCTTGGAGCATCATTCAGGAAGCAGAACGGGCGGGACTGCTGACGCCGGAAAAGACGCTGCTGGACTCCACTTCCGGAAACACGGGAATTGCTTATGCCATGATGGGCGCCGCTCGGGGCTACCGCGTCAAGCTCTTTATGCCTTCGAATGTGAGCCTTGAGCGCAAACAGATCCTGCAGGCGTTCGGCGCTGAGACCGTTTATACAAACCCCATGGAGGGTTCGGACGGCGCAATCCGGAAGGTCCGTGAGCTGGCTGAGAAAGAACCGCAAAACTATTTTTACGCCAACCAGTACAACAATCCTGCCAACTGGAAGGCCCATTATCAGACTACCGCACCGGAAATTTTCGACCAGACGGAAGGACAGATCACACACTTTGTGGCCGGTCTGGGAACCACGGGGACCTTTATTGGCACGGCGCGCCGGCTGAAGGAACTAAAGGGTGGCATCCGCTGCATTTCTTTTCAGCCGGACTCCCCGTTCCACGGCCTCGAAGGATTGAAGCATCTGCCCACCTCCATCGTTCCCGGCATTTATGATTCTTCGCTCGCTGACGAGAACCTGGAAATTTCAACAGAAGAGGCCTACGCCATGACATTGCGGCTGGCCCGGGAAGAGGGGTTGCTGGTGGGTATTTCCTCCGGTGCTTCCATGGTGGCTGCTCTCAAGGTGGCGAAGCAGGTCGAGAGCGGGGTGATCGTTACGATTTTCCCGGACAGCGGCGACAAATATCTCAGTGAGCGGTTCTGGAATGAATCGCCGGCGGGACCTTAGCCGGTGGTTGAAAAAACAACCGTCATGCTGAGCGCCAGCGAAGCATCTGCTGTACCCTACTGAAAATGAACAAAGCAGATCCTTCGCTCCGCTCAGGATGACGTAGCAGAGGTTTTTTCAATAACCTGCTGGACCGCGCTTTCGGCTTCTGGTTTTTCTTTATAGGTTGATTGAATGGAAATTAGACTGAAGATCGACCAGCTTGAGAGCATTCACTCCCATGGTGAGCGTGAATACCCAAACGAATGCTGTGGTATGCTGCTGGGCCGCGCGGACGGCGCTGCCAAGGAAGTGTCCGAGGCAGTGCCTTTGAAGAATTTACGGCTTGATTCTGCGCGCGCACAGGAACTGCTGCCACTGGAAGATCCCGGGCGCGAATCAGAAAAAAACCGCTTCCTGATTGATCCACTGGAGCAACTGCGGGTTGAGCGGGAAGCGCGCAAGCGCGGGCTGGACGTGGTGGGTTACTACCACTCTCATCCGGACCATCCGGCCCGCCCTTCAAATTACGACCGCGAACACGCCTGGCCGTGGTACTCTTATGTCATTCTTTCGGTTGAGCGCGGCAAGGCCGCTGAAATGACCTCCTGGGTCCTATCGGAAGACCGGTCGCAATTTGATCCTGAACCGTTGAAACTTTAGGCCGTCCACGTTCATCAAAGAAGCATAGTGGACTTTTTAGTGTATAATGGCCAGTTCCTGCTTGGTATGATCGGTCGAGGAGAAGGAATGCCTGTAAAAGTGGTTATCCCGACCCCCTTGCGTCAGTACACGGGGAAGAGCGATTCGGTTGAAGTTGAGGCGAAGACGGTTGGCGAGGCGCTGGCGGGGCTGACTTCCCGATTCAGTGACTTGCGAAAACACCTCTATAATGATGAAGGCAAGCTTCGCAGTTTTGTGAACGTCTACGTGAATGACGAGGACATCCGTTTTCTCCAAAAGGACCAGACTCCGCTTACCGAGACTGATGTCATCAGTATTGTTCCCTCTATTGCCGGCGGCTCGATGACCGGCTGTACCTGTAGCTAGCCTGGATCCCGCAAGGGCCGGGGTTCCGGGCTCATCCCCCACGACCAGAAAAAAGAAAGCAAGATGCGGGCGTTCCTGCTCGAGGG
This region includes:
- a CDS encoding AAA family ATPase, with the protein product MSPAEERVIRVLRPSVIVLCGPAACGKSTFAERHFRRTHVISSDLCRQLLCDDETDQRYQAQTFALVNFLIGQRLSINRICVVDSTAITPGARKSLLDLGRKYRVRTELFLFDIALEKCLERDRARTRSVGPKVIEEQYQLFKQAQESVGAEGFDEIVELREPDLQSVRCEILYRPINPINPNNHMKRRNDSTIPAKGPEPRS
- a CDS encoding cysteine synthase family protein, translated to MTSGSKGAVLQPELKHATDVLSLIGNTPLVRLRRIGAEFPQAALLAKAEWANPGGSVKDRAAWSIIQEAERAGLLTPEKTLLDSTSGNTGIAYAMMGAARGYRVKLFMPSNVSLERKQILQAFGAETVYTNPMEGSDGAIRKVRELAEKEPQNYFYANQYNNPANWKAHYQTTAPEIFDQTEGQITHFVAGLGTTGTFIGTARRLKELKGGIRCISFQPDSPFHGLEGLKHLPTSIVPGIYDSSLADENLEISTEEAYAMTLRLAREEGLLVGISSGASMVAALKVAKQVESGVIVTIFPDSGDKYLSERFWNESPAGP
- a CDS encoding M67 family metallopeptidase yields the protein MEIRLKIDQLESIHSHGEREYPNECCGMLLGRADGAAKEVSEAVPLKNLRLDSARAQELLPLEDPGRESEKNRFLIDPLEQLRVEREARKRGLDVVGYYHSHPDHPARPSNYDREHAWPWYSYVILSVERGKAAEMTSWVLSEDRSQFDPEPLKL
- a CDS encoding MoaD/ThiS family protein, with the translated sequence MPVKVVIPTPLRQYTGKSDSVEVEAKTVGEALAGLTSRFSDLRKHLYNDEGKLRSFVNVYVNDEDIRFLQKDQTPLTETDVISIVPSIAGGSMTGCTCS